The sequence below is a genomic window from Thermoflexus sp..
TTGGGTGATCCGCTATATTTGATGTAGCGCCAGCTAGTGGTGGGGACACTGGTCCAGGCCGATGCGCCACGATCGGTGGGATCCCAGAAGGCCATTGGGAGGTAACCATAGCGATACGTGGCGTAATTCGTGGACCACTTGCAACACACCGAATATGCGGATGCGTTATGGGAAGTGAGCAACATGGTGAGAAGGATCAGAAAGCTAAGAAGGAGGGGTTGCATACGTGGCGGGCTCGCCATCTGAACGCCACAGATCACCGCCTGGGCCACCCGCAACGCCCGCGCCGGGCCCAGAAGCTGCACCAGGCGCCAGCGCATCGCCAGGCCCGTGAAGACCCGGATGTGCTCCCCTTCGATCTCCAGGAGCATCGGCTCCCAGCGCCAATCTGGGCGGGCCTGGTTCAGCAGCGCCTGGACCTCGGGATCCTGCAGGGAGCGCCTCCCTATTTGTTCCGGCTTCGACCTGTCACGGCGAGTCTATCCCATCAGCCCGTAGGTGCATCGCTTCTCCGAGCAGCAAGTCAGCGTTTGCGGAAGAAAACCAGAAAGCGCACAAGGGCAAATGCGATGGCGAAACTGAGGGCACCGGCCAGCACCGGGAGAATCGCCTCCATCCATGTCCTTTGCTCAAAGCCCAACCATATGGCTAGACTTGTGATCAGGAAGGCCGACGCCCCAATCACAGTGGAGAGCAGGATCTGGATCCGGAGATCGGTTTCTCGCTGCCCAGCTCCCATGATTTCCTCCTTTCAAGCAAAGATCCAGACGCAGTCCCGGGATTATGAGGGACGATAGGCTGGTAGACATCTGTCTGCCAGACCATGCCCGGGCTATTGAGAAACAGCAGAGCATCTGAACCGAGCTAGCAGAAACGTCCGCAACCGAAGTAGCATCCTCCTCCACACAGGCCGCCACACATCCCTCCGCAAATCAGGGTGCAGACAACGTTGGGTCCACAAATAATTACGCACGCTAATGCGCATCCCACACCGCATAAACCACCACAAAGTGCATTACAGATCAAGCAATCCCAATCCACCTGATTGATCATGGGTGCTTCAAAGCGTTCGATTTGACCACTTGAGCCAACCCTTAGAGCATATCGCTGTCCATTATTAGGGATAACAATCGCATAGGCCCATACGAGACCGCTTACTTCTTCTCCATATACAAGAACGGCTTCTTGGCCGTCCGTTACATAACGATGGATGGCAACGGTTCGCACCAGCTTGTTACTCTCGCGAATCCACATTACAGAAGGTGATTCATAGGGAGCAAATCCTTGTGCTTTAAGAAACCGACTGATTCGAAGCACGTGTGTATTATTAAAGGCATGGCGAAGCATTTGAGTGTAAGTATGAGCATCTGCAGGTTCAACCGAAATTTCGACGGGAGGTTTAGGGCTTGCAGGCTCATGCTCGACCTTCACTGACTTGGGGCTTCCTAAGATTGAGAGGGTGATCTGCGCGATGAGCGCCCCTCCGGCCCGGCGCAGGAAATCCCGCCTCCCCCAATCCACCCCCAGCACCGGGCCTCCCATCCGAGCCACGGCCTGGGCCACCCGCAACGCCCGCACCGGGCCCAGAACCTGCACCAGGCGCCAGCGCACCGCCAGGCCCGTGAAGACCCGGATGTGCTCCCCTTCGATCTCCAGGAGCATCGGCTCCCAGCGCTAGCCGGGGCGGGCGCGGTCCAGCAGGGCCTGCACCTCGGGGTCCCGCAAACTTCGCACCCCCAGCCGCCCGCCGCTGAGCGTTTCCACTCTTCCAAGCGGGGGAAGGTCCTGTGTTTTCCGCCTGTCAGCAGAGCGGATCACATAGATCGCTT
It includes:
- a CDS encoding matrixin family metalloprotease, translated to MLLEIEGEHIRVFTGLAMRWRLVQLLGPARALRVAQAVICGVQMASPPRMQPLLLSFLILLTMLLTSHNASAYSVCCKWSTNYATYRYGYLPMAFWDPTDRGASAWTSVPTTSWRYIKYSGSPNYIEWGGWDGPGNALAITVLSGYGNTIQSFWIRYDKDENWYTGTGTPASNQYDAWSVITHEFGHALGLLHTQSIYCPGNATDATMCGQIFRGTPWFRSLETDDRNGVSYLYPW